The following proteins come from a genomic window of Miscanthus floridulus cultivar M001 chromosome 2, ASM1932011v1, whole genome shotgun sequence:
- the LOC136539910 gene encoding blue-light photoreceptor PHR2-like: MAAASGSDAGDQPPRDDPSFLPFASFSLALSIRAPATPTLASVPSTIHLPTQISTLAVCLHPSAAQPPSRRPTRLNSATSSVIAPLPSSTPGLSRSFPSGAPAAAGRRRTLVWFRADLRLHDHEPFHAAAGASSSLLPVFVFDPRDFGKSPSGFDRTGPYRANFLLDSVADLRRSLRARGGDLVVRVGRPEVVIPELARAAGAEAVYAHGKVSRDEVRAEERVQKAVEKEGINVKYFWGSTLYHVEDLPFHLEDMPSNYGGFREAVKGLEVRKVLEAPEEVKCVPMKNVLEPGDIPTLAELGLTAPPSMAQDSKPAVGSTLIGGETEALERLKKFAVECSMQPNKSDKSNTRDSIYGANFSCKISPWLATGCLSPRFMYEELKKHATRAIPLGSTPKNNDGTSNAGTNWLMFELLWRDFFRFITKKYSSVQKASEVATGCTPAPALA; the protein is encoded by the exons ATGGCGGCCGCGTCCGGCTCTGACGCCGGCGATCAGCCGCCGCGCGACGACCCCAGCTTCCTCCCTTTCGCCTCCTTCTCGCTCGCCCTCTCCATCCGCGCGCCGGCCACCCCCACACTCGCCTCCGTCCCCTCCACCATCCACCTCCCCACACAAATCTCTACACTCGCCGTCTGCCTCCACCCCTCCGCCGCGCAGCCTCCCTCCCGTCGCCCCACCCGCCTCAATTCCGCCACCTCCTCCGTCATCGCCCCGCTGCCCTCCTCAACGCCGGGCCTCTCCCGCTCCTTCCCCTCgggcgcgcccgccgccgccgggcgccgccgcacgctcgtcTGGTTCCGCGCCGACCTCCGCCTCCACGACCACGAGCCATTCCACGCCGCAGCGGGGGCGTCGTCCTCCCTCCTCCCCGTCTTCGTCTTCGACCCGCGGGACTTCGGCAAGTCCCCCTCGGGGTTCGACCGAACGGGCCCGTACCGCGCCAACTTCCTGCTCGACTCCGTCGCCGACCTGCGCCGGAGCCTCCGCGCCCGCGGCGGTGACCTGGTGGTGCGCGTGGGCAGGCCCGAAGTGGTCATCCCCGAGCTCgcgcgggcggcgggcgcggaggCCGTGTACGCTCACGGGAAAGTATCGCGGGACGAGGTCCGCGCCGAGGAGAGGGTGCAAAAGGCTGTGGAGAAGGAGGGCATCAACGTGAAGTACTTCTGGGGTAGCACGCTATACCACGTGGAAGACCTTCCCTTCCACCTCGAGGACATGCCGTCCAACTATGGCGGCTTCAGGGAGGCCGTGAAGGGTTTGGAGGTCAGAAAGGTGCTGGAGGCGCCCGAGGAGGTCAAGTGCGTGCCCATGAAGAATGTGCTCGAGCCGGGCGACATCCCCACGCTTGCTGAGCTTGGGCTCACTGCGCCACCATCCATGGCACAG GACTCGAAACCTGCTGTTGGATCTACTCTCATTGGTGGTGAGACAGAAGCTCTGGAGAGGTTGAAGAAGTTTGCTGTAGAATGCTCTATGCAGCCAAACAAATCAGACAAAAGCAATACCCGAGATAGCATATATGGTGCTAATTTCTCCTGCAAAATTTCTCCATGGCTTGCTACAGGCTGCCTCTCTCCAAGGTTCATGTATGAGGAGTTGAAGAAGCATGCTACTAG AGCAATTCCTCTTGGGTCAACACCCAAGAATaatgatggcacatctaatgcTGGGACAAATTGGTTAATGTTTGAGTTGCTATGGAGAGATTTCTTCAG GTTCATCACAAAGAAGTACAGTTCTGTACAGAAGGCATCGGAAGTTGCTACTGGTTGCACTCCCGCCCCAGCGCTTGCATGA
- the LOC136531361 gene encoding UDP-glucuronic acid decarboxylase 2-like: MASEPIFRGHEESLPTGAPGYTPKPHKPLARPLRYLLEEQRFLFALVGMALTSAVLLTAPSSSNGGGAVATATGAASAGSGSLERRQYGGSANAALGAAVGEQERRAARLPLGVRRRGLRVVVTGGAGFVGSHLVDRLLERGDSVMVVDNFFTGRKENLAHQAGHPALEVIRHDVVEPILLEVDRIYHLACPASPVHYKHNPVKTIKTNVMGTLNMLGLAKRVGARFLLTSTSEVYGDPLQHPQVETYWGNVNPIGVRSCYDEGKRTAETLTMDYHRAANLEVRIARIFNTFGPRMCIDDGRVVSNFVAQALRKDPLTVYGDGKQTRSFQYVSDLVDGLMKLMEGEHVGPFNLGNPGEFTVLELAKVVQETIDRGARIEFRPNTADDPHKRKPDITRAKQLLGWEPKVPLREGLPLMVHDFRARIFGVGVGVGDQQQQRNLN; the protein is encoded by the exons ATGGCGTCGGAGCCGATCTTCCGCGGGCACGAGGAGTCCCTCCCCACGGGCGCCCCCGGGTACACGCCCAAGCCTCACAAGCCGCTGGCGCGGCCGCTCCGGTACCTCCTGGAGGAGCAGCGCTTCTTGTTCGCGCTGGTGGGCATGGCCCTCACCTCGGCGGTCCTCCTCACGGCCCCGTCTTCGTCCAACGGGGGAGGCGCCGTCGCCACTGCCACTGGCGCGGCCTCGGCGGGTAGTGGTAGTCTCGAGCGGCGGCAGTACGGCGGGTCCGCGAACGCGGCGCTGGGTGCCGCGGTGGGCGAGCAGgagcggcgcgcggcgcggctgCCGCTGGGTGTCCGTCGGCGGGGCCTGCGCGTGGTGGTGACGGGCGGGGCCGGGTTCGTGGGCAGCCACCTGGTGGACCGTCTCCTGGAGCGCGGCGACAGCGTGATGGTGGTGGACAACTTCTTCACGGGCCGCAAGGAGAACCTGGCGCACCAGGCCGGGCACCCCGCGCTGGAGGTGATCCGGCACGACGTCGTGGAGCCCATCCTGCTGGAGGTGGACCGGATCTACCACCTGGCATGCCCGGCGTCGCCCGTGCACTACAAGCACAACCCCGTGAAGACGATCAAGACCAACGTGATGGGCACGCTCAACATGCTGGGCCTCGCCAAGCGCGTCGGCGCTCGGTTCCTGCTCACCAGCACCAGCGAGGTGTACGGCGACCCGCTGCAGCACCCGCAGGTGGAGACCTACTGGGGAAACGTCAACCCCATCG GTGTTCGGAGCTGCTACGACGAGGGCAAGCGCACGGCGGAGACGCTGACAATGGACTACCACCGCGCAGCCAACCTAGAG GTGAGGATCGCCCGGATCTTCAACACGTTCGGGCCGCGCATGTGCATCGACGACGGCCGGGTCGTCAGCAACTTCGTCGCGCAG GCGCTGAGGAAGGATCCCTTGACTGTGTACGGCGACGGCAAGCAGACGAGGAGCTTCCAGTACGTGTCTGACCTG GTGGATGGGCTgatgaagctgatggagggggAGCACGTGGGCCCGTTCAACCTGGGGAACCCAGGCGAGTTCACGGTGCTGGAGCTGGCCAAGGTGGTGCAGGAGACCATCGACCGCGGCGCGCGCATCGAGTTCCGCCCCAACACCGCCGACGACCCGCACAAGCGCAAGCCGGACATCACCCGCGCCAAGCAGCTGCTGGGGTGGGAGCCCAAGGTGCCGCTCCGCGAGGGCCTCCCGCTCATGGTCCACGACTTCCGCGCCCGCATCttcggagtcggagtcggagtcggagaccagcagcagcagcgcaacCTCAACTAG
- the LOC136539911 gene encoding large ribosomal subunit protein eL22z-like, translating to MARGVAAGAKGGAAGGGKKKGSVTFTVDCTKPVEDKIMEIATLEKFLQERIKVAGGKAGNLGEGVTVTRDKTKVTVTSEGPFSKRYLKYLTKKYLKKHNVRDWLRVIASNKDRSIYELRYFNIAENEGEEED from the exons atggCGCGCGGCGTGGCGGCTGGGGCGAAGGGaggcgcggccggcggcggcaagAAGAAGGGCTCCGTCACCTTCACGGTCGACTGCACCAAGCCCGTGGAGGACAAGATCATGGAGATCGCCACGCTCGAGAAGTTCCTGCAGGAGCGCATCAAGGTCGCCGGCGGCAAGGCTGGCAACCTCGGCGAGGGCGTCACCGTCACTCGCGATAAGACCAAGGTCACGGTCACCTCCGAGGGCCCTTTCTCCAAGAG GTACCTGAAGTACTTGACCAAGAAGTACCTGAAGAAGCACAATGTGCGTGACTGGCTCCGGGTTATCGCCTCAAACAAGGACCGCAGCATCTATGAGCTCCGGTACTTCAATATTGCTgagaacgagggtgaggaggAGGATTAG